Proteins from a genomic interval of Lycium ferocissimum isolate CSIRO_LF1 chromosome 2, AGI_CSIRO_Lferr_CH_V1, whole genome shotgun sequence:
- the LOC132041633 gene encoding lysine-specific demethylase JMJ18-like yields the protein MKEHPSRQATKGENNIESSGSPRSQKVSARWNPDEACRPNLQEAPVYYPNDEEFKDPLGYIASIRHNAQRYGICRIVPPASWSPPCPLREKNVWEYAKFSTRIQQVDLLQNREPMKKKKTRKRKRKTGSTRRQPSRSLGSESNTHSDSSDDKFGFQSGSDFTFEEFQTFAREFKELYFGMKKDTEEESKQDEVWKPSIEEIEGEYWRIIEKPTDEVEVYYGADLETGVFGSGFPKASPLDQYATSGWNLNNLPRLPCSVLCFEECNISGVLVPWLYIGMCFSSFCWHVEDHHLYSLNYMHWGEPKIWYGVPGSHASALEAAMRKHLPDLFEEQPDLLHQLVTQLSPSVLKSEGVPVYRAVQNPGEFVLTFPRAYHSGFNCGFNCAEAVNLAPVDWLEHGLTAVELYSEQRRKTSLSHDKLLIGAAIEAIQALWELSAVKYINSRNLRWKSFCGKDGMLTKAIKRRIEVEEERLERLLPLVRLQTMDKDFGLKDEQECFSCYYDLHLSAVCCKCSPEQFSCLKHANLMCSCEPENKTVVVRYNLDQLNTLVRALEGRLDAIKLWSSKDSGFRSLNWRQHNLVKLDSERDGSEMDPSIKNEGLSGSLREENHNAKKQCSSLHSEHGEKDGTSTSLAILETNHGIKLPTEKNLHSCSDDATTSYASNHSSGSKLFGVDLSMCSLSVRQNGTLNSEKDSRSSRISEQKLGYHVDPLNLGSIASGKLWCNKQAIFPRGFRSHVKFFDVLNPVIFSSCICEILDGGLLGPLFKVSLEKCPDTSFVCSSAQECWEMVSQRVYKDLAPLQPDMESINGLEMFGLLSLEIAQSIEALDTNRQCLEYWNNKLKLKDGCASANRPAGSWKTVDVLEQLQSLMTRSAAVVEKGQCSGIMLAAEEQQANSKLQLVLRRLLSKADPEELRILHKILSSGSTSPEWRVAFATLSQEIQRKL from the exons ATGAAG GAACATCCTTCTAGACAGGCTACAAAAGGTGAAAATAACATTGAGAGTTCAGGAAGCCCTCGTAGCCAGAAG GTATCAGCAAGATGGAATCCTGATGAAGCATGTAGGCCCAACTTACAGGAAGCTCCTGTGTACTATCCAAATGATGAG GAGTTCAAAGATCCACTTGGTTATATTGCAAGCATTCGGCACAATGCACAGCGATATGGCATATGCAGGATTGTACCACCTGCATCTTGGAGTCCACCCTGCCCACTTAGAGAGAAGAATGTGTGGGAATATGCTAAGTTCTCGACTCGAATCCAGCAAGTTGATTTACTTCAGAATAGGGAGcccatgaaaaagaaaaaaaccaggaagaggaaaagaaagacGGGATCAACAAGGAGACAACCCAGCAGATCTCTAGGTTCTGAATCAAATACTCATTCAGACAGCAGCGATGACAAGTTTGGGTTTCAGTCAGGGTCTGACTTCACATTTGAGGAATTTCAGACATTTGCCAGGGAGTTTAAAGAGTTATATTttgggatgaagaaggatacTGAAGAGGAATCTAAACAGGACGAAGTTTGGAAACCCTCcattgaagaaattgaaggtGAGTATTGGCGCATCATTGAGAAGCCAACGGATGAAGTTGAG GTGTATTATGGAGCTGATCTGGAAACTGGAGTATTTGGCAGTGGATTCCCGAAAGCTAGTCCTTTAGATCAGTATGCGACTTCTGGTTGGAACTTAAACAACTTACCACGCCTCCCATGTTCTGTATTGTGCTTTGAGGAGTGCAATATCTCTGGAGTTCTGGTCCCGTGGCTGTATATTGGAATGTGCTTCTCATCATTTTGTTGG CATGTTGAGGACCACCATCTTTATTCTCTGAATTACATGCATTGGGGTGAGCCGAAGATCTGGTATGGAGTACCAGGAAGTCATGCTTCAGCCCTCGAGGCTGCAATGAGAAAGCATTTGCCAGATCTCTTTGAGGAACAACCTGATTTGCTTCACCAACTA GTGACGCAATTGTCTCCTTCAGTTTTGAAGTCAGAGGGTGTACCGGTGTACCGCGCAGTTCAGAACCCTGGGGAGTTTGTGCTCACATTCCCAAGAGCCTATCATTCTGGATTTAACTGTGGGTTCAACTGCGCAGAGGCTGTTAATCTAGCCCCTGTAGATTGGTTAGAGCATGGACTAACTGCAGTGGAGCTCTACAGTGAGCAACGCCGTAAAACTTCGCTTTCCCATGATAAGTTGCTTATAGGTGCAGCTATTGAAGCTATCCAGGCACTGTGGGAGCTCTCTGCTGTTAAGTATATTAACAGTAGAAACTTGAGATGGAAAAGTTTCTGCGGGAAGGATGGGATGCTCACTAAAGCCATTAAG AGAAGAATTGAGGTGGAGGAGGAAAGACTGGAGCGTCTTTTACCTCTTGTAAGACTTCAAACTATGGATAAAGATTTCGGCCTGAAAGATGAGCAGGAATGCTTTTCCTGCTATTATGACTTACACCTCTCTGCAGTTTGTTGCAAGTGTTCCCCAGAACAGTTTTCATGCCTTAAACATGCAAATCTTATGTGTTCCTGTGAACCAGAGAACAAAACTGTTGTTGTCCGTTATAACTTGGATCAATTGAACACATTGGTACGAGCATTGGAGGGGAGATTGGATGCAATTAAGCTATGGTCTTCCAAGGATTCTGGTTTTCGTTCTTTAAATTGGAGGCAGCATAACTTGGTGAAGCTGGATTCAGAAAGAGATGGATCAGAAATGGATCCCTCAATAAAAAATGAAGGCTTATCAGGTTCGTTGAGAGAGGAAAATCATAATGCAAAGAAGCAGTGCAGCTCGTTGCATAGTGAGCATGGAGAAAAAGATGGGACCTCCACATCCCTTGCTATACTAGAGACAAATCATGGTATAAAGTTACCAACAGAAAAAAATCTCCATTCATGCTCTGATGATGCGACCACCTCTTATGCTTCGAATCACAGTAGTGGCAGTAAGTTATTCGGTGTTGATCTTTCCATGTGTTCTCTTAGTGTTCGACAAAATGGAACACTTAACTCTGAAAAGGATTCCCGGAGCAGCAGAATTTCTGAACAAAAGCTTGGCTACCATGTCGACCCTCTAAATTTGGGGTCAATTGCCTCGGGAAAGCTTTGGTGCAATAAGCAGGCCATATTCCCCAGAG GATTTAGGAGCCATGTTAAGTTCTTTGATGTGCTCAATCCCGTCATATTTAGTAGCTGTATATGTGAGATTCTAGACGGTGGGCTCCTTGGACCTCTGTTCAAG GTTAGCTTGGAAAAGTGTCCAGACACGAGTTTTGTGTGTTCATCAGCGCAGGAATGCTGGGAAATGGTCTCGCAAAGAGTCTATAAAGATCTGGCACCATTGCAACCTGACATGGAAAGTATCAATGGGCTCGAGATGTTTGGGTTACTCTCCCTAGAGATAGCTCAG TCCATTGAAGCCCTTGATACAAACCGTCAATGCTTGGAGTACTGGAACAACAAGCTAAAACTCAAGGATGGGTGTGCAAGTGCCAATAGGCCTGCAGGTTCTTGGAAGACCGTTGACGTTTTGGAGCAGCTACAGTCTCTCATGACAAGATCTGCTGCTGTGGTGGAAAAAGGGCAGTGTTCAGGAATCATGTTGGCTGCGGAGGAGCAGCAGGCCAATTCTAAGCTACAATTAGTACTTAGAAGGCTCTTGAGTAAAGCAGATCCCGAAGAACTGAGAATATTGCACAAGATCTTGAGCAGTGGATCGACAAGCCCAGAGTGGAGAGTAGCATTTGCAACCTTGAGTCAAGAGATCCAGAGGAAACTGTAA